A single region of the Mercenaria mercenaria strain notata chromosome 6, MADL_Memer_1, whole genome shotgun sequence genome encodes:
- the LOC123550300 gene encoding uncharacterized protein LOC123550300 encodes MFVSKAGIVTILIEIYICYQSEGILLHSTDDIVQVITDLQNKVDQCANKSVNMETKIAALESKVKTLESGLADVLSNASGLQAKLAESERKSAVLENKSAALEIEISHLKSNTSNVGVTYVRWGRTSCPKNGTEFIYKGYMAGSDYSEDGGSSNNLCLPEDPTWSKFVDGYNNGGTIRGTEIELESKVSNALFGKQTVNQDIPCAVCRSTRASHVMLPARANCYTGWTKEYTGYVIGTLPVYKGKSDFVCLDSELEFVPHGAGNDEDHIVRPLEVMCGTLGSLPCPPFVNGRELACVVCTK; translated from the exons ATGTTTGTTTCTAAAGCAGGTATTGTGACAATACTTATTGAAATATACATTTGCTATCAAAGTGAGGGAATACTTCTACATAGTACAGATGACATAGTACAAGTGATAACAGATCTACAAAATAAAGTTGACCAGTGTGCGAACAAATCTGTTAACATGGAAACAAAAATTGCAGCTTTAGAAAGTAAAGTGAAAACATTGGAAAGTGGCCTAGCAGATGTACTGAGCAATGCTTCAGGTCTACAGGCTAAACTCGCTGAATCCGAGAGAAAAAGTGCTGTGTTGGAAAATAAAAGCGCGGCGCTGGAAATCGAAATATCACATTTAAAG agCAATACATCGAATGTTGGCGTAACCTACGTGCGATGGGGAAGGACCTCTTGTCCGAAGAATGGAACGGAATTTATTTACAAGGGTTATATGGCAGGGTCTGACTATAGTGAAGATGGCGGCAGCTCCAACAACTTATGTTTACCCGAGGATCCAACTTGGTCGAAATTTGTGGATGGCTATAACAATGGAGGGACCATACGTGGAACCGAAATAGAACTTGAAAGTAAAGTTTCTAACGCTTTATTTGGAAAACAAACAGTAAATCAAGACATTCCATGTGCAGTTTGCAGATCTACACGTGCATCACATGTCATGCTTCCAGCACGTGCAAATTGTTACACAGGCTGGACCAAAGAGTATACCGGATACGTAATTGGGACATTACCAGTATATAAAGGCAAGTCCGACTTTGTATGTCTCGATTCCGAATTAGAGTTTGTCCCTCACGGAGCTGGCAATGACGAAGATCATATTGTAAGACCCTTAGAGGTAATGTGTGGAACTCTAGGATCCCTCCCTTGTCCACCATTTGTCAACGGTAGAGAACTAGCTTGTGTCGTATGCACAAAATGA
- the LOC123550299 gene encoding uncharacterized protein LOC123550299 has protein sequence MFKTEVALLKNKTTDLESKVAALKGNDAVSQNKITALESELTALKAAKPSIGVSYVRWGRITCPGNGTEFIYKGYMAGADYTETGGGANHLCLPEDPTWSKYVDGYNNGAEKYGTEIELVDHVSSTIFGKQTNNQDIPCAVCRSIRSSYVMVPARANCYPGWTQEYGGYIVAAYPSRHKADYICLDAY, from the exons ATGTTCAAGACGGAAGTAgctttattgaaaaataaaacaaccgaTTTGGAAAGTAAAGTGGCAGCTCTGAAAGGCAATGACGCAGTCTCGCAGAATAAAATAACTGCATTGGAATCAGAGCTAACAGCTCTAAAG GCTGCCAAGCCATCAATTGGGGTGTCTTACGTTAGATGGGGAAGAATAACTTGTCCTGGCAATGGTACAGAATTTATCTATAAAGGCTACATGGCAGGTGCTGACTATACTGAAACTGGAGGTGGAGCCAATCACTTATGTTTGCCCGAGGATCCAACATGGTCAAAGTATGTGGATGGATACAATAATGGCGCAGAAAAATATGGTACAGAAATAGAATTGGTCGATCACGTTTCAAGCACGATATttggaaaacaaacaaacaatcaagaTATTCCTTGTGCCGTATGCCGATCGATTCGTTCATCATATGTCATGGTTCCAGCACGTGCAAACTGCTATCCAGGTTGGACGCAAGAGTATGGCGGATATATAGTAGCAGCATATCCCTCTCGACATAAAGCCGATTACATATGTCTCGAcgcatactga
- the LOC123550298 gene encoding uncharacterized protein LOC123550298: MEVKIKVLLCLTLVSLVCCTPDKRLVLHSSEDMAHLISTLESKVNILEAEVSGLKAIKSTGGGTFIRWGRTTCPSNGTEFIYKGYMAGDKWNEYGGGANNLCLPDDPTWNQYVDGYNSGSTIYGTEIELDSTVSSKLFGKQTVNQDIPCAVCRSARASHVMLPARANCYPGWTEEYGGYLISSHQGWKASSDFVCLDSGLEFVPHGSGNDDDHVVKPVEVRCGTLGSLPCPPFVDGRELACVVCTK; this comes from the exons ATGGAAGTGAAAATAAAGGTTCTGCTCTGCCTAACGCTGGTTAGTTTAGTGTGTTGTACTCCTGATAAAAGACTAGTTCTCCACAGCAGTGAAGATATGGCTCATCTTATTTCAACTCTGGAAAGCAAAGTCAATATCTTAGAAGCTGAAGTTAGCGGATTAAAG GCAATAAAATCAACTGGTGGAGGAACGTTTATACGTTGGGGAAGGACCACATGCCCCAGTAATGGAACAGAGTTTATCTACAAAGGTTACATGGCTGGTGATAAATGGAATGAGTATGGCGGAGGCGCGAACAATTTGTGTTTACCCGACGATCCAACATGGAACCAGTATGTAGACGGCTACAATAGCGGCTCAACTATATACGGGACAGAGATAGAACTTGATTCCACGGTATCAAGTAAACTGTTCGGCAAACAAACCGTTAACCAGGACATCCCATGTGCTGTCTGTAGATCTGCTCGTGCATCTCATGTAATGCTACCTGCACGAGCAAACTGCTATCCGGGATGGACGGAAGAATATGGTGGATACCTGATATCTTCCCATCAAGGCTGGAAGGCTAGCAGCGACTTCGTTTGTCTAGATTCGGGACTGGAGTTTGTCCCACATGGTTCTGGGAATGATGATGATCATGTAGTCAAGCCGGTTGAGGTGCGATGCGGAACACTTGGATCTCTACCTTGTCCTCCGTTTGTTGATGGACGTGAATTGGCTTGTGTTGTTTGTACGAAATGA